Below is a window of Arthrobacter sp. SLBN-112 DNA.
GGGCCCGCAGCGTTCCGTCCCGGCGTCCATCCCCCGTCCGGAGTATGTCGGCAAGCCTGCCCCGGCCAAATTCACCGGCTCGGAGGTCAAGTCCGCCGAAACCATCGAAAAGATCCGCATCGCCGGACGGATCGCGGCCCAGGCCATCGTCGAGGTCGGCAAGCACATCCAGCCCGGCATCACCACCGATGAACTGGACAAGGTGGGCCACGAATTCCTGCTGGACCACCAGGCCTACCCCTCCACGCTCGGCTACCGCGGATTTCCCAAATCCCTGTGCTCGTCGCTGAACGAGGTCATCTGCCACGGCATCCCGGACAGCACTGTGGTCCAGGACGGCGACATCCTGAACATCGACATTACGGCGTACATCAACGGGGTCCACGGCGACACCAACTACAGGTTCCTGGTGGGTGACGTGGACGAGGAATCCCGGCTGCTCGTCGAACGCACCCGGGAGTCGCTCAACCGGGCCATCAAGGCGGTGGCCCCGGGGCGGGAAATCAACGTGATCGGCCGCGCCATCCAGTCCTACGCCAAGCGTTTTGGCTACGGCGTGGTGCGCGACTTCACCGGCCATGGCGTCGGCGAAGCATTCCACACCGGCCTGATCATCCCGCACTACGATGCCGCCCCCGCGTACAACACCGTGATCGAAACGGGAATGGTGTTCACGATCGAACCGATGCTCACCCTCGGAACCGTGGAGTGGGACATGTGGAGCGACGACTGGACCGTGGTGACCCGGGACCACAAGCGCACAGCCCAGTTCGAGCACACCCTGCTGGTCACCGAAACCGGTGCGGAAATCCTCACCCTGCCGTAGTCTGTCCCCTGCCTGCATGCGGCATCCGCTGCCCGTGCAGGCCCAACACCTGTATTTGGGGCCGCCCCAGGGCGCCCCTTCCCTGCCCGCCCCAGCCTAGAACGGAATCCCATTGGCCAAGAAGGACGAGAAGTCGCACAAGAACGCACCACTGATCGGCATCGACATCGGGGGTACGGGCATCAAGGGCGGCATTGTCGACCTGAAGAAGGGCAAGCTCCTCGGTGAACGCTTCCGGGTGCCCACCCCCCAGCCCGCCACCCCCGAAGCTGTCGCCGAAGCCGTGGCCCTCGTGGTCGCCGAACTCTCGGCGCGCCCCGAGGCCCCGGAGGCCGGCTCCCCCGTCGGCGTGACCTTCCCCGGCATCATCCAGCACGGTGTGGTCCACTCTGCAGCCAACGTTGACAAGAGCTGGCTGGACACGGACATCGATGCACTCCTCACGGAGCGGCTGGGCCGCCCCGTGGAGGTCATCAACGACGCCGATGCAGCAGGCCTGGCCGAAGCCCGTTACGGCGCCGGCGAAGGCGTCGCAGGCACCGTCCTGGTCATCACCCTGGGCACAGGCATCGGCTCCGCCTTCATCTTCGACGGCAAACTGGTACCGAACGCGGAGCTGGGACACCTTGAGATCGACGGCTTCGACGCCGAATCGAAAGCCTCAGCCGTAGCCCGGGAACGGGACGGACTGTCATGGGAGGAGTACAGCGTGCTGCTGCAGCGGTACTTCTCGCATGTGGAGTTCCTGTTCTCGCCGGAGCTGTTCATCGTCGGCGGCGGAATCTCCAAGCGCGCGGACGAGTACCTTCCCAACCTCAAGCTCAGGACCCCCATCGTCCCGGCCGTCCTGCGGAACGAGGCCGGCATTGTGGGCGCCGCCCTGGAAATCGCACTGAAGCACAAACTGGCCAAGTAAGGGTGGTGCCGGTGACGGCTGCGGCTTCCCCTCCGCTGCCGTCACCGGAGCTTAGAGAGGGCTCTTCTCGGAACTCTTCGGGCCGGCAGCGCCATTTGCGCCTTCCTCGGCCTCGTGGCGAAGCAGGGCAATAGCCGACTCGAAGTCCTCCAGGGACTCGAACGCCTGGTACACGCTTGCGAAGCGCAGGTACGCTACCTCGTCCAACTTCTGGAGCGGTCCGAGGATTACCAGGCCTACCTCGTGCGCATCGATTTCGGCGGCGCCGGACGAGCGGATCTGCTCCTCCACTTCCTGGGCCAGCATGGCGAGATCGTCTTCGCTGACAGGCCGGCCCTGGCATGCTTTACGCACCCCGTTGATCACCTTGCTGCGGCTGAAGGGTTCGCCGACTCCCGAGCGCTTGATGACGGAGAGGCTGGTGGTTTCCACGGTGGTGAACCGGCGGCCGCATTCGGGACACTGGCGCCGGCGTCGGATAGCCGAGCCGTCATCCGCCATCCGGCTGTCCACCACGCGGGAGTCGGGGTTGCGGCAGAACGGACAGTACATGGCGTTTCCCCTCTCACTTCCGGCGTCGAACGGCAACGGAGCCGGCAGCGCCGTTGGACGGCCTGCCATCCCAGTTTACGGCTACATCTGGGGTAATAACAAGCCTGTAATTACTATATGTAGTGGCCGGGACGCTATATGTAGTGGCTATCCGCGGACAGGGAACCGTGCACTCACTGCGTCCCCGTGGGCAGGCAGGTCCTCGGCCAGGGACAGACTCACAATATGGCCGCTGACCTCCGCCAACGCCTCCCGGCTGTAGTTGACCACCTGGATGGCGCGCAGGAACGTGGTGACGTTCAGGCCGGATGAAAAGGCAGCAGTCCCGCTGGTGGGCAGGACGTGGTTCGAGCCTGCGCAGTAGTCGCCCAGGCTGACCGGGCTGTAGTCCCCCACGAAGATCGCGCCGGCATTCCGAATCCGCGCGGCCACGGCGGCGGCGTCCCGCGTCATGATCTCCAGGTGCTCGGCGGCGTAGGCATCGCACGCGG
It encodes the following:
- the map gene encoding type I methionyl aminopeptidase, whose amino-acid sequence is MPSLASTAPTGTLTPGTVGPQRSVPASIPRPEYVGKPAPAKFTGSEVKSAETIEKIRIAGRIAAQAIVEVGKHIQPGITTDELDKVGHEFLLDHQAYPSTLGYRGFPKSLCSSLNEVICHGIPDSTVVQDGDILNIDITAYINGVHGDTNYRFLVGDVDEESRLLVERTRESLNRAIKAVAPGREINVIGRAIQSYAKRFGYGVVRDFTGHGVGEAFHTGLIIPHYDAAPAYNTVIETGMVFTIEPMLTLGTVEWDMWSDDWTVVTRDHKRTAQFEHTLLVTETGAEILTLP
- the ppgK gene encoding polyphosphate--glucose phosphotransferase yields the protein MAKKDEKSHKNAPLIGIDIGGTGIKGGIVDLKKGKLLGERFRVPTPQPATPEAVAEAVALVVAELSARPEAPEAGSPVGVTFPGIIQHGVVHSAANVDKSWLDTDIDALLTERLGRPVEVINDADAAGLAEARYGAGEGVAGTVLVITLGTGIGSAFIFDGKLVPNAELGHLEIDGFDAESKASAVARERDGLSWEEYSVLLQRYFSHVEFLFSPELFIVGGGISKRADEYLPNLKLRTPIVPAVLRNEAGIVGAALEIALKHKLAK
- the nrdR gene encoding transcriptional regulator NrdR, which produces MYCPFCRNPDSRVVDSRMADDGSAIRRRRQCPECGRRFTTVETTSLSVIKRSGVGEPFSRSKVINGVRKACQGRPVSEDDLAMLAQEVEEQIRSSGAAEIDAHEVGLVILGPLQKLDEVAYLRFASVYQAFESLEDFESAIALLRHEAEEGANGAAGPKSSEKSPL